The DNA region GCCTTCACCCGCTACGGGGTCTCGTACATCATGGCCGGGATCGTCCCGGATCCCGGCCTGCCGAAGCGGCGGCATGCCGGGTTCGTGCTCGCCAGCACCATGCCGGAGGGCTGGGCCCGCCGGTACGTGACGCAGGGCTACGCGCTCCACGACCCCACGGTCCGGCGGCTGTGCACCACGGCGACGCCCTTCGACTGGAGCGCCGTGCTGCCGGATACACCGACGGCCGGGCGCGTCATGAACGAGGCCGGCGACTTCGGCATCCGCGCGGGCATCACGATCCCGTTCGTGACCCTCGACGGCGAGCCGGGCGGGATCAGCGTCTCGGGGGATCGGATCGAGATCGATCCGGCCGAGCGCGTCGCAGTCAACCTCGTGGCGACCTACGCGGTCGGTCAGCTGCTGCTGATGAACAGCCGCCCGGCCGGGCGCGCGCCGGCGCGCCTCTCGCCGCGGGAGCGCGAGGCCCTGCAATGGGCGGCGGAGGGCAAGACCGACGTCGAGATCGGCATCGTCATGGGCATCACCGCCGCGGGCGTCGACTACCACCTGCGCTCGGTCCGCACGAAGCTCGACACCGTCAACCGCGCCCACACCGTGGCGCAGGCGCTGCGGTCAGGCCTGATAACCTAGAGGCTGCGCCACTCGATCCGCGCGCTCCGCGGCCCGACAGCGGTGGACGTGTCCGGACGGCGGCAAGTCCTTGGCACCTCAGCCGGCGCCGATCACCGACCCTACGGTTTCTCGTAGTACACAGCTCCCGGTGAAACGACGAAAACTCACGCCATACCAACGTGAGGTTTCCTCGTGATCCATATCGTCACCCCCGCCAACGCGGATCGCTACGCCGACGCGATGGAGCAGGCCTGGCGCCTGCGCCACGACATCTTCGTCGATGAGAAGGGCTGGAGCGAGCTGGCCCGGCCGGACGGCCGCGAGATCGATCAGTTCGACACGCCGCACGCGATCCACTTCCTCGCCATGGAGGACGACACCGTCGTCGGGTACAGCCGGCTCCTGCCGACCACCCGCCCGCATCTCCTGTCGGACGTGCTGCCGCAGCTCTGCGAGGTTGAGCGGCCGGTCGGCCCGCAGATCTGGGAGTGGACCCGCCAGGGCGTCGCCCGCTCGCATCGGGCGAAGGGCCGCGTCGTCAATCCGGTCTCGATCGCGCTGCTCACCGGGATCGTCGAGTGGGGCCTCGCCCACGGGGTCAACAGCCTGCTGCTGCAGATGCCGACCCTCTACATGATCCACGTCATCCAGCTGCATTTCCGCCCGCAGCCGCTCGGCCTGCCCGTCCAGATCGCCGGCGAGGAGATCATGGCGGCGACCGCCCGGTTCGACGCCCGCACCCTGGCCAAGCTCCGCGCCGTCCGCGGCGACAGCCGCTCGGTCCTGGTCTCCGAACCCGTCTACCTGGTGGCCTGATCATGATCTTCGACAGCAAGGATACCGCGCTGGACGCGCTCGCCGCGCAGTGCTTGCGGGTTCGCGAACTCATCGACACGGTCGGCGATCCGCTGATGCGGGCCGCCATCGATCTCCTGCTCCTCGAGGTCGCCCGGGCCCTGGCCCAGACCGGCCCGCAGGATCGCGCGAGCGGCGCCTGAGGCGCCAGCGGCACGCGGATACGTAAACGGCGGACGTCCCGGAGGACGCCCGCCGCTCTCGCGCCGAGGCTGGAGCCTCAGGCGCCCATCGCGGTCTTCAGGTTCTGGTCGACCTTGTCGAGGAAGCCGGTGGTCGAGAGCCACTTCTGGTCCGGCCCGACGAGGAGGGCGAGGTCCTTGGTCATGTGACCGGCCTCGACCGTGTCGACGCAGACCTTCTCGAGGGTGGCGGAGAACTTCGCCAGATCGTCGTTGCCGTCGAGCTTGGCGCGGTGCGACAGGCCCCGGGTCCAGGCGAAGATCGACGCGATCGAGTTGGTCGAGGTCTCGCGGCCCTTCTGGTGCTCGCGGTAGTGGCGGGTGACGGTGCCGTGGGCGGCCTCGGCCTCGACGGTCTGGCCGTCCGGCGTCATCAGAACGGACGTCATCAGGCCGAGCGAGCCGAAGCCCTGCGCGGCCGTGTCGGACTGCACGTCGCCGTCGTAGTTCTTGCAGGCCCAGACGTAGCCGCCCGACCACTTCAGGCACGAGGCCACCATGTCGTCGATCAGGCGGTGCTCGTACGTGATGCCGAGCGGCTTGAACTTGGCCTCGAACTCCTCCTCGTAGACCTTCTGGAACAGGTCCTTGAACCGGCCGTCATAGGCCTTGAGGATGGTGTTCTTGGTCGACAGGTAGACCGGGTACTTGCGCGCGAGGCCGTAGTTCATCGAGGCGCGGGCGAAGTCGATGATCGACTGGTCGAGGTTGTACATCGACATAGCGACGCCGGCCTCGGGGAACTTGAACACCTCCTTCTCGATGACCGTGCCGTCGTCGCCCTCGAACTTGATGGTCAGGCGGCCCTTGCCGGGCACCTTGAAGTCGGTGGCGCGGTACTGGTCGCCGTAGGCGTGGCGGCCGATCACGAAGGGCTGGGTCCAGCCGGGGACGAGGCGCGGCACGTTCCTGCAGATGATCGGCTCGCGGAAGATCACGCCGCCCAGGATGTTGCGGATCGTGCCGTTCGGCGACCGCCACATCTCCTTGAGGCCGAATTCCTGCACCCGCTGCTCGTCGGGGGTGATGGTGGCGCACTTCACGCCGACGCCGTGGCGCTTGATCGCCTCGGCGGCGTCGACCGTCACCTTGTCGTTGGTGGCGTCGCGGTGCTCGACACCGAGGTCGTAGTACTCGAGGTCGACGTCGAGATAGGGGTGGATGAGCTTGTTCTTGATCTCGGCCCAGATGATCCGGGTCATCTCGTCGCCGTCGAGCTCGACGACGGGGTTCGCTACCTTGATCTTCGCCATGGACCGATGCCTTCCCGCGTTGTCCCCGCGCACGGCATGCAAGGGCCGTGCGGTCGTTGTCCCGGGTGACCTGTCGGGCGCCCCGGGCCGGAATCGCCCCGCGACATAGCGCGGCCCTTCCGG from Methylobacterium sp. NMS14P includes:
- a CDS encoding NADP-dependent isocitrate dehydrogenase; protein product: MAKIKVANPVVELDGDEMTRIIWAEIKNKLIHPYLDVDLEYYDLGVEHRDATNDKVTVDAAEAIKRHGVGVKCATITPDEQRVQEFGLKEMWRSPNGTIRNILGGVIFREPIICRNVPRLVPGWTQPFVIGRHAYGDQYRATDFKVPGKGRLTIKFEGDDGTVIEKEVFKFPEAGVAMSMYNLDQSIIDFARASMNYGLARKYPVYLSTKNTILKAYDGRFKDLFQKVYEEEFEAKFKPLGITYEHRLIDDMVASCLKWSGGYVWACKNYDGDVQSDTAAQGFGSLGLMTSVLMTPDGQTVEAEAAHGTVTRHYREHQKGRETSTNSIASIFAWTRGLSHRAKLDGNDDLAKFSATLEKVCVDTVEAGHMTKDLALLVGPDQKWLSTTGFLDKVDQNLKTAMGA
- a CDS encoding acyl-homoserine-lactone synthase, whose protein sequence is MIHIVTPANADRYADAMEQAWRLRHDIFVDEKGWSELARPDGREIDQFDTPHAIHFLAMEDDTVVGYSRLLPTTRPHLLSDVLPQLCEVERPVGPQIWEWTRQGVARSHRAKGRVVNPVSIALLTGIVEWGLAHGVNSLLLQMPTLYMIHVIQLHFRPQPLGLPVQIAGEEIMAATARFDARTLAKLRAVRGDSRSVLVSEPVYLVA
- a CDS encoding autoinducer binding domain-containing protein; the protein is MLRDLERAATPDEIARLLVDAFTRYGVSYIMAGIVPDPGLPKRRHAGFVLASTMPEGWARRYVTQGYALHDPTVRRLCTTATPFDWSAVLPDTPTAGRVMNEAGDFGIRAGITIPFVTLDGEPGGISVSGDRIEIDPAERVAVNLVATYAVGQLLLMNSRPAGRAPARLSPREREALQWAAEGKTDVEIGIVMGITAAGVDYHLRSVRTKLDTVNRAHTVAQALRSGLIT